From the genome of Thermogutta terrifontis, one region includes:
- the rpsJ gene encoding 30S ribosomal protein S10, with protein sequence MAGVLNEIIRIRMESYDHAVLDQCAKEIVDTAKRTHSKVHGPIPLPVKIERYTVLSSPHVDKKARQQFEIRTHKRLIDILEATPNTIEQLNKLTAPAGVDIKIKVISRTRK encoded by the coding sequence ATGGCGGGCGTCCTGAATGAGATTATCCGCATCCGCATGGAATCCTACGACCACGCGGTGCTCGACCAGTGCGCAAAGGAAATTGTTGACACGGCCAAGCGCACGCATTCGAAAGTGCATGGGCCGATTCCGCTCCCAGTGAAGATTGAGCGGTACACCGTGCTTTCCAGTCCCCACGTGGATAAGAAGGCGCGGCAGCAGTTTGAGATTCGGACGCACAAGCGATTGATTGACATCCTAGAGGCGACTCCCAATACCATTGAGCAACTGAACAAGCTGACGGCTCCCGCGGGGGTCGATATCAAGATTAAGGTCATTTCCCGCACTCGAAAGTGA
- a CDS encoding POT family MFS transporter, producing the protein MLRKRLESFREQLFSRPNYPTAPIQTEALPPGIPYIIGNEAAERFSFYGMRAILVVFMTQYLLTADGHAAPMTEAEAKFYFHLFNMGVYFFPILGAVLADMFWGKYPTIIGLSLVYCLGHVALAWDETRLGLFLGLALIALGSGGIKSCVSAHVGDQFCRANAHRMTEVFAWFYLAINLGAATSSLLTPWLLRISGPGLAFAVPGLLMALATAVFFAGRSKFAHIPPAGRKFLTDLVDPEGRQALLRLVPLFVFVAMFWSLFDQSGSAWVLQAEKMNRHFLGIHWESAQIQAVNPVLILVLVPLFTRVLYPLVDRFWKFTPLRRISVGMFVAAGSFWISAVIESLIQRGLTPTIGWQILAYLVLTSAEVLVSVTCLEFAYTQAPKRLKSLVMGMYLLSVSMGNAFTAAVNYVVKLYHLDAPGGIMAGPGYFWFFVITMLTTAVLFSVAATFYRGRDVLQD; encoded by the coding sequence ATGCTCAGGAAGCGTCTCGAATCCTTTCGAGAACAGCTTTTTTCCCGTCCGAACTACCCGACCGCTCCGATCCAAACCGAGGCGCTTCCGCCGGGTATTCCCTACATCATTGGGAATGAGGCCGCCGAGCGGTTCAGCTTTTACGGCATGCGGGCGATTCTCGTCGTGTTTATGACGCAGTACCTTCTGACAGCCGACGGCCATGCCGCCCCCATGACCGAGGCAGAGGCGAAATTCTACTTCCACCTTTTCAATATGGGCGTTTATTTTTTCCCGATTCTCGGTGCGGTGCTGGCCGACATGTTCTGGGGCAAGTACCCAACGATTATCGGGTTATCGCTGGTGTACTGCTTGGGGCATGTTGCGCTGGCATGGGATGAGACCCGGCTGGGCCTGTTCCTGGGACTCGCCCTGATCGCGCTGGGGTCCGGTGGAATCAAGTCCTGCGTTTCCGCTCATGTGGGCGACCAATTCTGCCGCGCAAATGCTCATCGGATGACCGAGGTGTTCGCGTGGTTCTACCTGGCGATCAACCTTGGGGCGGCCACGTCGTCGCTCCTTACGCCGTGGTTGCTCCGGATTTCCGGGCCCGGACTGGCCTTTGCTGTACCAGGGTTACTGATGGCCCTGGCAACGGCGGTGTTTTTTGCGGGACGATCGAAATTTGCCCATATTCCCCCGGCGGGACGAAAATTCTTGACGGATCTCGTCGACCCTGAAGGACGGCAGGCGCTGCTGCGGTTGGTGCCCCTCTTCGTGTTTGTCGCCATGTTCTGGTCTCTTTTTGATCAGTCGGGGTCAGCCTGGGTACTTCAGGCGGAAAAGATGAACCGACATTTCCTCGGGATTCACTGGGAATCTGCGCAAATTCAGGCGGTCAATCCTGTGTTGATTCTCGTGTTGGTTCCCCTGTTCACGCGGGTTCTCTATCCCCTGGTGGACCGCTTCTGGAAGTTCACTCCGCTACGCAGAATTTCGGTAGGCATGTTTGTGGCTGCTGGCTCTTTTTGGATCTCGGCGGTCATCGAGTCACTCATTCAGAGGGGATTGACCCCGACAATTGGCTGGCAAATCCTTGCTTATCTTGTGCTGACCTCGGCAGAGGTTTTGGTTTCCGTCACCTGCTTGGAGTTCGCTTACACCCAGGCCCCGAAACGCCTCAAGTCGCTTGTGATGGGCATGTATCTTCTTTCGGTTTCAATGGGGAATGCATTCACGGCGGCCGTGAATTACGTGGTCAAGCTGTATCATCTGGATGCACCCGGCGGCATCATGGCTGGGCCCGGTTATTTCTGGTTTTTTGTGATCACCATGCTGACCACGGCGGTACTTTTCAGCGTGGCGGCCACCTTTTACCGGGGGCGGGACGTGCTCCAGGACTGA